A genomic window from Salvelinus namaycush isolate Seneca chromosome 5, SaNama_1.0, whole genome shotgun sequence includes:
- the pmt gene encoding phosphoethanolamine methyltransferase isoform X4, whose translation MDIKVERSTMTEFWKEHSRQATVEEMMLDSHAQELTQHELPEILSLLPSLSGQRVLELGAGIGRYTSHLLTQASHVTAVDFMESFVEKNRQDNSHYSNASFLQADVTKLDFPKNSYDIIFSNWLLMYLSDEELTSLTERMLGWLRPGGYLFFRESCNYQSGDIKRTFNPTHYRSSAHYSHLMTTTLREESEGAEKQVFGFDIVLNKTVQTYIKMKKNQNQMCWLLEKVGRDTACQEGFRTFQQFLDNQQYTRKGILRYEKMFGAGYVSTGGPSTTKAFGVEVLGLDLSANMVDIAIERAMEENLPSVHFEVADATKREFPEASFDVVYSRDTILHIDDKLALFKRFHSWLKPGGQVLITDYCCGEKPWTPQFQDYVKQRGYILYTPPQYGKFLQQAGFSNVRAEDRTAQFTQVIQTELERAAAMKDEFIKEFSEEDYLAIVNGWSDKLKRCNTGDQRWGLFHATRN comes from the exons ATGGACATCAAAG TAGAGAGGAGTACGATGACAGAGTTCTGGAAGGAGCACAGCCGGCAGGCCACGGTTGAGGAAATGATGTTGGACTCTCATGCCCAGGAGCTGACCCAGCACGAACTGCCTGAGATCCTCTCCCTGCTGCCCAGCCTGTCCGGCCAGAGGGTCCTAGAGCTGGGCGCCGGGATCGG GAGGTACACCAGCCACCTGTTGACCCAGGCCAGTCACGTGACAGCGGTCGACTTCATGGAGAGCTTCGTGGAGAAGAACAGACAGGACAACAGTCACTATAGCAACGCCTCCTTCCTCCAGGCAGACGTCACCAAGCTGGACTTCCCCAAAAACAG TTATGACATCATCTTCTCCAACTGGCTACTGATGTATCTGAGTGACGAGGAGCTGACGTCACTAACAGAGAGGATGCTGGGATGGCTCCGCCCCGGAGGATACCTGTTCTTCAGGGAGTCCTGCAACTACCAATCAG gtGACATTAAGAGGACATTTAACCCCACCCACTACAGATCGTCGGCCCACTACAGTCACCTGATGACAACAACACTGCGGGAGGAGTCAGAGGGGGCGGAGAAGCAGGTGTTTGGCTTTGACATCGTGCTCAATAAAACTGTGCAGACATACATCAAG atgaagaaaaACCAGAACCAGATGTGTTGGCTGCTGGAGAAGGTGGGTCGGGACACCGCCTGTCAAGAGGGCTTCAGAACCTTCCAGCAGTTTCTGGACAACCAGCAGTACACACGCAAAGGCATCCTGCGCTACGAGAAGATGTTTGGGGCAGGATACGTCAGCACCGGGGGACCCAGCACTACCAAG GCCTTCGGCGTGGAGGTGCTGGGCCTGGACCTGTCAGCCAACATGGTGGATATCGCCATAGAGAGGGCCATGGAGGAGAACCTTCCATCG GTCCATTTCGAGGTGGCTGACGCCACTAAGAGAGAGTTCCCAGAAGCGTCGTTTGATGTGGTCTACAGTCGAGACACCATCCTGCACATCGACGACAAACTGGCACTGTTCAAACGCTTccac TCGTGGCTGAAGCCCGGTGGCCAGGTCCTGATCACTGACTACTGCTGTGGAGAGAAGCCCTGGACTCCACAGTTCCAGGACTATGTCAAACAGAGAGGTTACATTCTCTACACCCCACCACAGTACGGCAAG tTCCTACAGCAGGCAGGTTTCTCTAACGTACGTGCCGAAGACAGGACAGCCCAGTTCACGCAGGTGATCCAGACAGAGCTGGAGAGAGCAGCAGCCATGAAAGACGAGTTCATTAAG
- the pmt gene encoding phosphoethanolamine methyltransferase isoform X2 gives MDIKERSTMTEFWKEHSRQATVEEMMLDSHAQELTQHELPEILSLLPSLSGQRVLELGAGIGRYTSHLLTQASHVTAVDFMESFVEKNRQDNSHYSNASFLQADVTKLDFPKNSYDIIFSNWLLMYLSDEELTSLTERMLGWLRPGGYLFFRESCNYQSGDIKRTFNPTHYRSSAHYSHLMTTTLREESEGAEKQVFGFDIVLNKTVQTYIKMKKNQNQMCWLLEKVGRDTACQEGFRTFQQFLDNQQYTRKGILRYEKMFGAGYVSTGGPSTTKEFVELLNLKPGMKVLDVGCGIGGGNFYMAKAFGVEVLGLDLSANMVDIAIERAMEENLPSVHFEVADATKREFPEASFDVVYSRDTILHIDDKLALFKRFHSWLKPGGQVLITDYCCGEKPWTPQFQDYVKQRGYILYTPPQYGKFLQQAGFSNVRAEDRTAQFTQVIQTELERAAAMKDEFIKEFSEEDYLAIVNGWSDKLKRCNTGDQRWGLFHATRN, from the exons ATGGACATCAAAG AGAGGAGTACGATGACAGAGTTCTGGAAGGAGCACAGCCGGCAGGCCACGGTTGAGGAAATGATGTTGGACTCTCATGCCCAGGAGCTGACCCAGCACGAACTGCCTGAGATCCTCTCCCTGCTGCCCAGCCTGTCCGGCCAGAGGGTCCTAGAGCTGGGCGCCGGGATCGG GAGGTACACCAGCCACCTGTTGACCCAGGCCAGTCACGTGACAGCGGTCGACTTCATGGAGAGCTTCGTGGAGAAGAACAGACAGGACAACAGTCACTATAGCAACGCCTCCTTCCTCCAGGCAGACGTCACCAAGCTGGACTTCCCCAAAAACAG TTATGACATCATCTTCTCCAACTGGCTACTGATGTATCTGAGTGACGAGGAGCTGACGTCACTAACAGAGAGGATGCTGGGATGGCTCCGCCCCGGAGGATACCTGTTCTTCAGGGAGTCCTGCAACTACCAATCAG gtGACATTAAGAGGACATTTAACCCCACCCACTACAGATCGTCGGCCCACTACAGTCACCTGATGACAACAACACTGCGGGAGGAGTCAGAGGGGGCGGAGAAGCAGGTGTTTGGCTTTGACATCGTGCTCAATAAAACTGTGCAGACATACATCAAG atgaagaaaaACCAGAACCAGATGTGTTGGCTGCTGGAGAAGGTGGGTCGGGACACCGCCTGTCAAGAGGGCTTCAGAACCTTCCAGCAGTTTCTGGACAACCAGCAGTACACACGCAAAGGCATCCTGCGCTACGAGAAGATGTTTGGGGCAGGATACGTCAGCACCGGGGGACCCAGCACTACCAAG GAGTTTGTGGAGCTGCTGAACTTGAAGCCTGGGATGAAGGTGCTGGATGTGGGGTGTGGCATCGGTGGCGGAAACTTCTACATGGCAAAG GCCTTCGGCGTGGAGGTGCTGGGCCTGGACCTGTCAGCCAACATGGTGGATATCGCCATAGAGAGGGCCATGGAGGAGAACCTTCCATCG GTCCATTTCGAGGTGGCTGACGCCACTAAGAGAGAGTTCCCAGAAGCGTCGTTTGATGTGGTCTACAGTCGAGACACCATCCTGCACATCGACGACAAACTGGCACTGTTCAAACGCTTccac TCGTGGCTGAAGCCCGGTGGCCAGGTCCTGATCACTGACTACTGCTGTGGAGAGAAGCCCTGGACTCCACAGTTCCAGGACTATGTCAAACAGAGAGGTTACATTCTCTACACCCCACCACAGTACGGCAAG tTCCTACAGCAGGCAGGTTTCTCTAACGTACGTGCCGAAGACAGGACAGCCCAGTTCACGCAGGTGATCCAGACAGAGCTGGAGAGAGCAGCAGCCATGAAAGACGAGTTCATTAAG
- the pmt gene encoding phosphoethanolamine methyltransferase isoform X1, with amino-acid sequence MDIKVERSTMTEFWKEHSRQATVEEMMLDSHAQELTQHELPEILSLLPSLSGQRVLELGAGIGRYTSHLLTQASHVTAVDFMESFVEKNRQDNSHYSNASFLQADVTKLDFPKNSYDIIFSNWLLMYLSDEELTSLTERMLGWLRPGGYLFFRESCNYQSGDIKRTFNPTHYRSSAHYSHLMTTTLREESEGAEKQVFGFDIVLNKTVQTYIKMKKNQNQMCWLLEKVGRDTACQEGFRTFQQFLDNQQYTRKGILRYEKMFGAGYVSTGGPSTTKEFVELLNLKPGMKVLDVGCGIGGGNFYMAKAFGVEVLGLDLSANMVDIAIERAMEENLPSVHFEVADATKREFPEASFDVVYSRDTILHIDDKLALFKRFHSWLKPGGQVLITDYCCGEKPWTPQFQDYVKQRGYILYTPPQYGKFLQQAGFSNVRAEDRTAQFTQVIQTELERAAAMKDEFIKEFSEEDYLAIVNGWSDKLKRCNTGDQRWGLFHATRN; translated from the exons ATGGACATCAAAG TAGAGAGGAGTACGATGACAGAGTTCTGGAAGGAGCACAGCCGGCAGGCCACGGTTGAGGAAATGATGTTGGACTCTCATGCCCAGGAGCTGACCCAGCACGAACTGCCTGAGATCCTCTCCCTGCTGCCCAGCCTGTCCGGCCAGAGGGTCCTAGAGCTGGGCGCCGGGATCGG GAGGTACACCAGCCACCTGTTGACCCAGGCCAGTCACGTGACAGCGGTCGACTTCATGGAGAGCTTCGTGGAGAAGAACAGACAGGACAACAGTCACTATAGCAACGCCTCCTTCCTCCAGGCAGACGTCACCAAGCTGGACTTCCCCAAAAACAG TTATGACATCATCTTCTCCAACTGGCTACTGATGTATCTGAGTGACGAGGAGCTGACGTCACTAACAGAGAGGATGCTGGGATGGCTCCGCCCCGGAGGATACCTGTTCTTCAGGGAGTCCTGCAACTACCAATCAG gtGACATTAAGAGGACATTTAACCCCACCCACTACAGATCGTCGGCCCACTACAGTCACCTGATGACAACAACACTGCGGGAGGAGTCAGAGGGGGCGGAGAAGCAGGTGTTTGGCTTTGACATCGTGCTCAATAAAACTGTGCAGACATACATCAAG atgaagaaaaACCAGAACCAGATGTGTTGGCTGCTGGAGAAGGTGGGTCGGGACACCGCCTGTCAAGAGGGCTTCAGAACCTTCCAGCAGTTTCTGGACAACCAGCAGTACACACGCAAAGGCATCCTGCGCTACGAGAAGATGTTTGGGGCAGGATACGTCAGCACCGGGGGACCCAGCACTACCAAG GAGTTTGTGGAGCTGCTGAACTTGAAGCCTGGGATGAAGGTGCTGGATGTGGGGTGTGGCATCGGTGGCGGAAACTTCTACATGGCAAAG GCCTTCGGCGTGGAGGTGCTGGGCCTGGACCTGTCAGCCAACATGGTGGATATCGCCATAGAGAGGGCCATGGAGGAGAACCTTCCATCG GTCCATTTCGAGGTGGCTGACGCCACTAAGAGAGAGTTCCCAGAAGCGTCGTTTGATGTGGTCTACAGTCGAGACACCATCCTGCACATCGACGACAAACTGGCACTGTTCAAACGCTTccac TCGTGGCTGAAGCCCGGTGGCCAGGTCCTGATCACTGACTACTGCTGTGGAGAGAAGCCCTGGACTCCACAGTTCCAGGACTATGTCAAACAGAGAGGTTACATTCTCTACACCCCACCACAGTACGGCAAG tTCCTACAGCAGGCAGGTTTCTCTAACGTACGTGCCGAAGACAGGACAGCCCAGTTCACGCAGGTGATCCAGACAGAGCTGGAGAGAGCAGCAGCCATGAAAGACGAGTTCATTAAG
- the pmt gene encoding phosphoethanolamine methyltransferase isoform X3, whose amino-acid sequence MTEFWKEHSRQATVEEMMLDSHAQELTQHELPEILSLLPSLSGQRVLELGAGIGRYTSHLLTQASHVTAVDFMESFVEKNRQDNSHYSNASFLQADVTKLDFPKNSYDIIFSNWLLMYLSDEELTSLTERMLGWLRPGGYLFFRESCNYQSGDIKRTFNPTHYRSSAHYSHLMTTTLREESEGAEKQVFGFDIVLNKTVQTYIKMKKNQNQMCWLLEKVGRDTACQEGFRTFQQFLDNQQYTRKGILRYEKMFGAGYVSTGGPSTTKEFVELLNLKPGMKVLDVGCGIGGGNFYMAKAFGVEVLGLDLSANMVDIAIERAMEENLPSVHFEVADATKREFPEASFDVVYSRDTILHIDDKLALFKRFHSWLKPGGQVLITDYCCGEKPWTPQFQDYVKQRGYILYTPPQYGKFLQQAGFSNVRAEDRTAQFTQVIQTELERAAAMKDEFIKEFSEEDYLAIVNGWSDKLKRCNTGDQRWGLFHATRN is encoded by the exons ATGACAGAGTTCTGGAAGGAGCACAGCCGGCAGGCCACGGTTGAGGAAATGATGTTGGACTCTCATGCCCAGGAGCTGACCCAGCACGAACTGCCTGAGATCCTCTCCCTGCTGCCCAGCCTGTCCGGCCAGAGGGTCCTAGAGCTGGGCGCCGGGATCGG GAGGTACACCAGCCACCTGTTGACCCAGGCCAGTCACGTGACAGCGGTCGACTTCATGGAGAGCTTCGTGGAGAAGAACAGACAGGACAACAGTCACTATAGCAACGCCTCCTTCCTCCAGGCAGACGTCACCAAGCTGGACTTCCCCAAAAACAG TTATGACATCATCTTCTCCAACTGGCTACTGATGTATCTGAGTGACGAGGAGCTGACGTCACTAACAGAGAGGATGCTGGGATGGCTCCGCCCCGGAGGATACCTGTTCTTCAGGGAGTCCTGCAACTACCAATCAG gtGACATTAAGAGGACATTTAACCCCACCCACTACAGATCGTCGGCCCACTACAGTCACCTGATGACAACAACACTGCGGGAGGAGTCAGAGGGGGCGGAGAAGCAGGTGTTTGGCTTTGACATCGTGCTCAATAAAACTGTGCAGACATACATCAAG atgaagaaaaACCAGAACCAGATGTGTTGGCTGCTGGAGAAGGTGGGTCGGGACACCGCCTGTCAAGAGGGCTTCAGAACCTTCCAGCAGTTTCTGGACAACCAGCAGTACACACGCAAAGGCATCCTGCGCTACGAGAAGATGTTTGGGGCAGGATACGTCAGCACCGGGGGACCCAGCACTACCAAG GAGTTTGTGGAGCTGCTGAACTTGAAGCCTGGGATGAAGGTGCTGGATGTGGGGTGTGGCATCGGTGGCGGAAACTTCTACATGGCAAAG GCCTTCGGCGTGGAGGTGCTGGGCCTGGACCTGTCAGCCAACATGGTGGATATCGCCATAGAGAGGGCCATGGAGGAGAACCTTCCATCG GTCCATTTCGAGGTGGCTGACGCCACTAAGAGAGAGTTCCCAGAAGCGTCGTTTGATGTGGTCTACAGTCGAGACACCATCCTGCACATCGACGACAAACTGGCACTGTTCAAACGCTTccac TCGTGGCTGAAGCCCGGTGGCCAGGTCCTGATCACTGACTACTGCTGTGGAGAGAAGCCCTGGACTCCACAGTTCCAGGACTATGTCAAACAGAGAGGTTACATTCTCTACACCCCACCACAGTACGGCAAG tTCCTACAGCAGGCAGGTTTCTCTAACGTACGTGCCGAAGACAGGACAGCCCAGTTCACGCAGGTGATCCAGACAGAGCTGGAGAGAGCAGCAGCCATGAAAGACGAGTTCATTAAG